One window of the Syngnathoides biaculeatus isolate LvHL_M chromosome 11, ASM1980259v1, whole genome shotgun sequence genome contains the following:
- the map1lc3cl gene encoding microtubule-associated proteins 1A/1B light chain 3C isoform X1: MTGTTSTSATGRGPPQNISEQTTPERATKMAPFEKSMEMMMPFKQRKCLETRKDEVCSIRSKFPNKLPVIVERYIREKTLPLLDKTKFLVPFELTLGQFLCLLRNKIDLESTQALFLLVAEKSMSCMSSSMGEVYTHYRDPDGFLYITYASQEMFGAPQPAGRPPH, from the exons atgacag GGACGACGTCAACGTCAGCCACGGGCCGAGGACCGCCGCAAAACATCTCCGAGCAAACCACCCCCGAGCGAgcaaccaagatggcgcccttTGAGAAATCCATGGAGATGATGATGCCCTTTAAGCAGAGAAAGTGCTTGG AAACAAGAAAAGACGAAGTGTGCAGCATTCGCTCCAAATTCCCCAACAAGCTGCCC GTTATCGTGGAACGTTACATCCGTGAAAAGACCCTCCCCCTGCTGGACAAGACCAAGTTTTTGGTTCCCTTTGAGCTCACCTTGGGTcagttcctctgcctgctcag GAATAAGATCGACCTGGAATCGACACAGGCTCTCTTCCTGCTCGTGGCTGAAAAAAGCATGTCCTGCATGTCCTCCAGCATGGGGGAGGTCTACACCCACTACAGAGACCCCGACGGCTTCCTCTACATCACCTACGCCTCTCAGGAAATGTTCGGAGCACCCCAACCGGCAGGAAGGCCGCCGCACTGA
- the map1lc3cl gene encoding microtubule-associated proteins 1A/1B light chain 3C isoform X2 yields the protein MAPFEKSMEMMMPFKQRKCLETRKDEVCSIRSKFPNKLPVIVERYIREKTLPLLDKTKFLVPFELTLGQFLCLLRNKIDLESTQALFLLVAEKSMSCMSSSMGEVYTHYRDPDGFLYITYASQEMFGAPQPAGRPPH from the exons atggcgcccttTGAGAAATCCATGGAGATGATGATGCCCTTTAAGCAGAGAAAGTGCTTGG AAACAAGAAAAGACGAAGTGTGCAGCATTCGCTCCAAATTCCCCAACAAGCTGCCC GTTATCGTGGAACGTTACATCCGTGAAAAGACCCTCCCCCTGCTGGACAAGACCAAGTTTTTGGTTCCCTTTGAGCTCACCTTGGGTcagttcctctgcctgctcag GAATAAGATCGACCTGGAATCGACACAGGCTCTCTTCCTGCTCGTGGCTGAAAAAAGCATGTCCTGCATGTCCTCCAGCATGGGGGAGGTCTACACCCACTACAGAGACCCCGACGGCTTCCTCTACATCACCTACGCCTCTCAGGAAATGTTCGGAGCACCCCAACCGGCAGGAAGGCCGCCGCACTGA